A window of the Nibribacter ruber genome harbors these coding sequences:
- a CDS encoding helix-turn-helix domain-containing protein, producing MTLADKITTHRKSQGLSQEDLAELSQISLRTIQRIEGGKSIPRGYTLKSLAQALGKPVEEFAGQAEVAEPLPVVQEQELAQLITPTTGTSPAALNMWLQQLNISSFAFLVLPYLGFLVPLWLWKKQPEGSEARVLGARVVNFQVLWCVGLHLGLLLALGVQLALAYYFQVRLGFLVIGTFFFFYVLNIVAILYGAVKLRTSQNLYPVGFYLFG from the coding sequence ATGACCCTAGCTGATAAAATCACCACCCATAGAAAGAGCCAAGGCCTGTCACAGGAAGACCTGGCCGAGCTTTCGCAAATCAGCCTGAGGACCATTCAACGGATTGAGGGAGGCAAGAGCATCCCGCGGGGTTATACCTTGAAATCATTGGCCCAAGCGCTAGGCAAACCTGTGGAGGAATTTGCCGGTCAGGCAGAAGTAGCCGAACCGTTGCCGGTGGTACAGGAGCAGGAGTTGGCTCAGCTCATCACTCCAACTACAGGAACGTCACCTGCCGCGTTAAACATGTGGTTGCAACAATTGAACATCTCGTCCTTCGCGTTTCTGGTGTTGCCGTACCTGGGCTTTCTGGTACCGTTGTGGTTATGGAAGAAACAACCGGAAGGGTCAGAGGCCAGAGTATTGGGCGCGCGGGTGGTTAACTTCCAGGTGCTGTGGTGTGTGGGCTTGCACCTGGGTTTGTTGCTGGCTTTGGGCGTGCAGTTGGCGCTGGCGTATTACTTCCAGGTGAGGCTGGGGTTTCTAGTCATCGGGACGTTTTTCTTCTTCTACGTGCTTAACATTGTAGCCATTTTATATGGCGCGGTTAAGCTGAGAACCAGCCAAAATCTCTATCCCGTAGGGTTCTATTTGTTCGGGTAA
- a CDS encoding alpha/beta hydrolase-fold protein, producing MRAFLILFVLLPALCFGQSAKQSDSQIIIGTKQTLHSNILKEDREVWVYVPKSAGAGSKAKFPVMYLLDGEAFFTSMAGTADYLSTVVGKMPEMIIVGIRNTDRVRDLTPTHYPFWASGEPANDLKSSGGGANFMAFLEKELMPYIETRYPTQPYRMLVGHSLGGLTVLQALVHQPALFTSYVAIDPSIWWDHQRIMQQAAQTLAQKDYAGKSLFYAVANTMDKGMDTVRVVQDKAQNNHNVRGHLRFRETLRKSKNLAWAWRYYPEDNHGSVPFPAQYDALRYLFKKFELDKELDDSTITVDYIKNHFKAVSALLQYPVLPAQGTVNTLGYISLENKRYDKAYQFFKMNLDNYPTVGNLHDSIGDYYLAVGDKKKAMESFRKALSLEEVADTRRKLKLLEAGQ from the coding sequence ATGAGAGCTTTTCTTATCCTGTTCGTATTGCTGCCGGCGCTGTGTTTTGGCCAGTCGGCCAAACAAAGTGATTCTCAAATCATCATCGGCACGAAGCAAACCCTGCATTCCAATATCTTAAAAGAAGACCGTGAAGTCTGGGTGTATGTACCCAAATCTGCGGGCGCGGGGAGTAAGGCGAAGTTTCCGGTGATGTACCTGCTGGACGGGGAGGCTTTTTTCACGTCCATGGCAGGCACGGCCGACTACCTGAGCACCGTGGTGGGCAAGATGCCCGAAATGATCATAGTAGGCATCAGAAACACAGACAGGGTGCGGGACCTGACGCCTACCCATTATCCGTTTTGGGCCAGTGGCGAGCCTGCCAATGATTTAAAGTCTTCAGGCGGAGGAGCCAATTTCATGGCGTTTCTAGAGAAAGAACTCATGCCTTACATTGAGACCCGGTACCCAACGCAGCCGTACCGCATGCTGGTAGGCCATTCTTTGGGCGGCCTCACGGTCTTGCAGGCGCTGGTACACCAACCGGCTTTGTTTACTTCTTACGTGGCCATTGATCCTAGCATTTGGTGGGACCACCAACGCATCATGCAACAGGCCGCGCAAACCCTTGCCCAGAAAGACTACGCCGGCAAAAGCCTTTTCTACGCGGTGGCAAACACCATGGACAAGGGAATGGATACGGTGCGGGTGGTGCAGGACAAAGCGCAGAACAACCATAATGTGCGCGGGCATCTTAGATTCAGAGAAACGCTCAGAAAAAGCAAGAACCTGGCCTGGGCCTGGAGGTATTACCCAGAGGACAACCACGGCTCGGTTCCGTTCCCGGCGCAGTATGACGCCCTGCGGTATCTCTTCAAAAAGTTTGAGTTAGACAAGGAGTTAGATGATTCTACCATCACGGTAGACTATATTAAAAACCACTTCAAGGCGGTGTCTGCATTGTTGCAGTACCCGGTATTGCCGGCGCAGGGCACGGTCAACACGCTGGGGTATATCTCTCTGGAAAACAAGAGGTATGACAAGGCCTACCAGTTCTTTAAAATGAACCTGGACAACTATCCCACGGTGGGCAACCTCCATGATTCTATAGGCGATTATTACCTGGCCGTTGGGGACAAGAAGAAAGCCATGGAATCCTTCAGGAAAGCCCTGTCTCTGGAAGAAGTGGCAGACACCAGACGCAAACTGAAGCTGCTGGAAGCAGGCCAGTAA
- a CDS encoding alpha/beta hydrolase → MKRFFLLTCFSLLSLFNTSELLAQACNTRVLDPKVAGFLKMIGYQDLSLEQLRAMPMEQIKFAGPPAIPYPKEDVRRIKITADSIPVLVFNASKTPNAPIIINYHGGGFISPLLPGLEHSLWLESKTYGAVVVAVDYRVAPEHRFPGAVNDSYNAFKWVAQHGKSLGGDPNRIVLMGNSAGANLVAVIAQKAMKEGIAKKIKLQVLNGLPVDLRPKHMETSVSYQQNAKGYFQTKDACYFAVETYAPNQYNNPEVSPILTKDLSGLPPAVIINAEFDPLRDDGILYAAKLRQAGVKVWDKCFAGQIHCLIGLPPGAPALLEYEALVMTAMKESFQK, encoded by the coding sequence ATGAAGAGATTTTTCTTGCTCACTTGTTTTAGCCTCTTGTCTCTTTTCAACACGTCAGAGCTTCTGGCGCAGGCTTGCAATACGCGGGTGTTGGACCCCAAGGTAGCAGGTTTCCTGAAAATGATTGGGTATCAGGATTTATCGCTGGAGCAATTGAGAGCCATGCCTATGGAGCAAATCAAGTTTGCCGGTCCGCCGGCCATTCCTTATCCCAAAGAAGACGTGAGGAGAATCAAGATTACGGCAGACAGCATTCCGGTCTTGGTGTTCAATGCTTCTAAAACGCCCAACGCACCCATCATCATCAACTACCACGGCGGCGGCTTCATTTCGCCGTTGTTGCCGGGTTTGGAGCATTCACTCTGGCTGGAGTCTAAGACGTATGGGGCTGTAGTGGTGGCAGTTGATTACAGAGTGGCGCCAGAACATAGATTTCCGGGGGCGGTCAATGACAGCTACAACGCCTTTAAGTGGGTAGCGCAACACGGCAAAAGTTTGGGTGGTGACCCCAACAGAATCGTGTTGATGGGCAACAGCGCCGGGGCCAACCTGGTGGCGGTCATTGCCCAGAAAGCCATGAAGGAAGGCATTGCCAAGAAGATAAAACTACAGGTCCTGAACGGCTTGCCGGTGGATCTTCGGCCCAAGCACATGGAGACGTCTGTGTCTTACCAGCAGAATGCCAAAGGGTATTTCCAGACCAAAGACGCCTGTTACTTCGCGGTGGAAACCTATGCGCCCAACCAGTACAATAATCCCGAAGTCTCGCCTATTCTCACCAAAGATTTGTCGGGCCTGCCACCAGCGGTCATCATCAACGCCGAGTTTGATCCTTTGCGGGACGACGGCATTTTATATGCGGCTAAGCTGAGACAAGCCGGAGTGAAGGTCTGGGATAAGTGCTTCGCGGGGCAGATCCATTGTTTGATTGGCCTGCCACCAGGCGCCCCTGCGTTATTGGAGTACGAGGCGCTGGTGATGACCGCCATGAAAGAGAGCTTCCAAAAGTAG